The following are encoded together in the Echeneis naucrates chromosome 9, fEcheNa1.1, whole genome shotgun sequence genome:
- the LOC115049360 gene encoding tumor necrosis factor receptor superfamily member 6-like isoform X10, producing the protein MLTFRAGCLVILILTVFISLLGAFPQSALYLSRRRMQQDIYCSADQYQHDNMCCLNCRAGTHVKSHCTSSGEMGRCEECDHGLYMEHASGLDQCFKCTQCHLDQEVVRPCNSTQDTVCQCKQGRFCVPDQACEVCKKCSRCDKDEEIVRNCTSTSNTECKKIQPPSTSGSQRHLPDSIKDCYTDNCPAEERRNGDTLRASLSNWQLEEEQFTRLIPLDAGEASLRKCFEYLEEIEVDCHKRFFRHLGISDNVIKSKENLPYEDKIHDLLNIWVEKEGREASLNELLKVLLNLNQRRTAETVREKAIHNGHYICGC; encoded by the exons ATGTTGACGTTTAGAGCGGGCTGTTTG GTTATTCTCATTCTGACGGTGTTCATCAGCCTCTTGGGGGCGTTCCCACAGTCTGCTCTTTACTTGAGCCGCAGAAGAATGCAGCAGGACATCTATTGTTCAGCCGACCAGTACCAACATGACAACATGTGCTGTTTAAACTGTCGAGCTG GTACACATGTAAAATCACACTGCACCAGCTCAGGAGAGATGGGCAGGTGTGAGGAATGTGATCATGGGCTGTACATGGAGCACGCCAGCGGACTGGATCAGTGTTTCAAGTGCACGCAGTGTCACTTGG ATCAGGAAGTTGTAAGGCCATGTAATTCCACTCAAGATACTGTCTGTCAGTGCAAACAAGGGAGATTCTGTGTTCCTGACCAAGCATGTGAAGTGTGCAAGAAATGTTCAAG GTGTGACAAAGATGAAGAGATAGTGAGGAACTGCACTTCTACCTCCAACACAGAGTGCAAGAAAATTCAGCCTCCCTCTACCTCAG gctccCAGAGACATTTGCCTGACAGCATAAAAGAT TGCTACACTGATAACTGTCCTGCTGAGGAAAGGAGGAATGGAGACACCCTCAGGGCAAGCCTCTCAAACTGGCAACTG GAAGAAGAGCAGTTTACCAGACTCATTCCTCTGGATG CAGGTGAAGCATCTCTGAGGAAATGCTTCGAGTATCTGGAAGAGATAGAGGTCGACTGCCACAAGAGATTTTTCCGTCACCTTGGCATCAGTGACAATGTGATCAAAAGCAAAGAGAACCTTCCTTATGAAGACAAGATCCACGACTTGCTGAACATTTGGGTGGAGAAGGAGGGCAGAGAGGCGAGCTTAAATGAATTGCTGAAAGTCTTACTGAATCTGAATCAGAGAAGAACGGCTGAGACAGTGAGGGAGAAAGCAATCCACAATGGTCATTATATCTGTGGGTGTTAA